The genomic region TCAGGAATTTGTTTTTCATATCACCTGCTTCGGACCTGTTAGGCTATATCATAATGGCGTGCTGATCTATGGTTCTGCTCCCGAGGAAGAATATCCTGAGATACCTGTTCTGAAACTGAAATGTCGATTGGTCAGAGGCTGGAATCACTTCGTTCTTGAATTCAAATTAAGCGAAAAGGGGGGAGGTGGCCAGTTTGGCACTGGCTCCCGGAAGAACAAACCACTTCACTTCATTGTGCCGACGTTCGAACGAGATGGGGAAGAAGGCTGGCTCTACACAGAGCCGTTGGATGCCCCGTTGTCGGAAATTCCTTCTGGCCCCATGCGAGAGAAGGACACTGGCGTTAACTGGTTGCCTCGGGAGGAAGACCCCGAGAAGGCATCGTCTCATGGACAGTTGGCACGGATGTACGGATTGACCAGTGGCATGTCTGCTTATGCTTGGACAAAGATAAATGGTATGAATTGTGGTAAAGAGACTGTGCTAATCTCCGGCGAGGCCTACAGTCCGATTGAATTCTTGATGGACAGCAAGGTGGTATTCCGACAAGAGCAGGCCGGACTCTTCCGTTTCGAACTTCCATTGTCTGCTGCGGTGCAAGATTTGACAGCGAACTGTGTATGTGGAGACTGGGATTGGGGATTCCGCATGGACCCGAGCACACAAGCGTTGCTAACGCCTGCACTGGATGTGAAAGGACATAGAGACAAATGGCTGTTCCTGGGTCCTTTTCAAGCGGAACAGGAGATTGATCTGGCTTCCTGCCAGAAGATGAAGCGGACTACTCGTAGCGGAACAGGTGAAGACGTATACTGGCGAACAGAGCTGCCATACGGAGAGGTACGTCCATTTCTGGAAAATGAATGGTTCGGCCGATGGAACTATCCCCTGGGCGTCACGTTATACGGATTGCTTCAGCTTGGCAAAGTGGGTCAACGATCGGATATTCGAGATTACGTGCTGAATCACATTGAATTTGCCTCTTCACGTTTCAGCTACTCCTTATGGGACAGAGAACGTTATGGTGCAGCTGGGCTGAATAATCAGCTCTCCCAGATCGACAGCCTAGACGACTGTGGATCTTTCGGCGCCACCATGTTGCTTGCCGATCGGGAACGCAAGTTGGACGGCGTTTCAGAGACGGCAGCTCATATCGCTGACTATATTTTGCATCAACAGTCCCGTCTGGAAGATGGCACGTTATACCGCAAGATTGGTGTCTCCAGATCAATGGATAACACGATGTGGTGTGATGATCTGTATATGAGCATCCCGTTCCTGTGTAGATACGCCGAATGGTCGGGTGACGATAAGCTGCTGGATGAAGCGGCAAGACAAGTTCTTTTGTATAAAAAGTATCTGTACATTCCAGAGCTGCAAATCATGTCACATGTATTCGATGTGGAGCGAGGTGAGCCAACACGGACCCCTTGGGGCCGAGGCAACGGCTGGGTGCTGTTCTCTTTGTCAGAACTGCTGACGGTCCTTCCTCAAGAGCATCCATCCTATATAGTTCTCATTCAGTTCTACAGGGAATTGTGTGAAGGGTACTTGGCATTGCAGGGCAGAAACGGACTGTGGCATCAGGTATTAACGGACCCCGAATCATATGAGGAAACCTCCTGTACCTCCATGTTTATCTATGCGTATGCCCGAGGGGTTCGAAAAGGCTGGCTTTTAGATCCGAAACCCTATGCACAAGCAGCGTATCAAGGCTGGAAAGGGCTATCGGAGCGTTCAATTGATAAAAGAGGCAATGTATACGGCGTATGTCGTGGCTCCAGCTACTCCTTCACGAATCACTATTACAAGCATGAACTGGGTTGGAATCTGAATGATACCCATGGGATCGGCATTGTACTTCTTGCTGGGCTTGAAACGATTTCCATGCAAGAATGGCAGACAAACAAGCCAGTTTTTGCTGCGGAAAGGGTCGGAACACCGGAGAAATTGGAGAAATCATCTTTTTAGAGGGAGAAAATAGGCTGTTGGACCGGGTCGTATTGGGCATATGGGAACGGTATAATATCGGTATATTGCATATGAGGTGGGATAATTGTGACCCTTTCCTTCTTGAAGTGGCTAAAATTCAATGTCACCAATACCCAGACCCGGCTGCTGCTGATTCTGACCGTCGTTGTCTTCATGATTATTATTGCGGTGGGGATGACGACGTATTATTCTTCCAAATCGGTGTTACAGCAGGAATTAAGTGAGCCGCAACACCAGATGCTGCGTATCAGCATGAATGATATTGATGAAGTGATCCGCGAAAGTGACCAGATTGCGGTGAAAATTGCACTGAACAGTAATGTATACCGATTTCTCACCAATGAAGTACAGGGATCATACCGCAATATTACGGAACTGGTACAATTTCTGGAAACCTTAATCAGTAGTACGTCCTTTATTAAGAGCGCTTACATTTATGATATGAATCGGGAGAGCATCGTTGCGTTTCCACAAGGCTACAGCTCCAGCAAGGTTAATTTCCCGGATTCGGGTTGGGTTGGCGTTGCCGATGAACTTGAAGAGCGTCCCATGCTGGTCAAGCAACGTGAGATTTCCACTTCTTCTGGTGCATCCATGCCGCAAATTACACTTTACCGAAAAATAATGATTGCTGGCGACTTAAAAGGGGTTATCGCAGTCAATTTCAAGACAGAGAAGATGTTCGAGCATATGCTGCTCTCATCCGTCTCCGACCTTGACAGCCATCGGTTCATCCTCGACACGAACAACCAGCCTATATATGATCTTGGCAACTATGCTGTCGGAGAGGATGCCGTTAGTCATGTGCTCACCCAACTGGATGGTGAAAAGCTTGGCGAGTTTAAGCATGAGGGGAAGCTTTTACTGGCTTCACAGACCATTTCACCGTACACCGGATGGCGCTATCTGTCCGTAATATCACAAGACAGTCTGCTGGCTAATGCACAGAAAATCCGTAATATTGTTTTCATCGTATCTCTGTTGGCTCTTGTAGCAGGAGCAGCTACAATCACATTTTACAATGCAGCTGCTTTTAGACCGGTAAGACGCATGAGGCAACTGCTGAGTGGGTACGACCAGGAGAGAATCCATCCGGAACAGATCGATCTTGAGAAAATAACCGGTCAACTGTTAACAGATCATGCTCAGCAGGCCATCAATCTCAGGCAGACCCTTCCGGAAGCTTCATCCAAATTTTTGACGGATATTTATAATGGACATATGACGGGAAATCGGGAAATTAGCGAGAAATGGTGCCGTTATTTCAAGGGTTGGAGCGATGAGCCACTCTCTATTGCCATGTTGTCGATTGATAATTATAAAGCCTGGTGTGAGCGTTTTACGAAGTCAGATCACTCCCTGCTGAAATTTGCCATTGGTAATATCATAGCTGAACTGTTGTCTGGACAGTGGCGAGTGTTATCTGCCGATCTGGGCAGAGACCGGATGCTCGTGATGTTGCAACCGCTTGATTCTGGCGGGGGAATGTGCGTAGCGACAGCAATACGAGAGACGATTGGCATGATTCCCCGCTTGCTCAAGTTCCAGGTGTCGAGCGGCGTTAGCGGGGGTCACGACGGGTTCGTACACCTTCAGCGAGCCATGCATGAAGCGGAGAGTGCGTTAGATTACAGATTGTACCGGGGGAATGAGCAAGTTATTTCGTATGAAGAGATATCAGGTCTGCAACCGCCGGAGAACACATCGGAAGAACATGAATTCATGACTCAACTGACGGAGATCGTCGAAGCAGGCAGAGGCGAAGAAGCCCTGAAAGCTTTTGACAAAATAATCGGTCGAATGGCGCATGAGCAATGGCATCCTTCATCTGCGCTGGCCTTTCTTGAAGCTGTTGCAGCTACACTTGAACGTATTCGCCTGAAGCGCGAGACAGATGGTTGCAGACTCGAAATGGTGGATATGCGGACCATGCATCTTGAGGCTGTCTGTGAAGTGCTGCGAAGTCAGATCGAAAGTTTGGCTGATTGGTTCGG from Paenibacillus sp. FSL R5-0341 harbors:
- a CDS encoding glycoside hydrolase family 88 protein produces the protein MSSHVYFEPEESMAYQSGGGIMHALMSIAARYIGANPPHPPVYRVSRPGLVRKCDDHRYVFPLKDLFPNMQRGQQVYAWAKLWSDSDQEFVFHITCFGPVRLYHNGVLIYGSAPEEEYPEIPVLKLKCRLVRGWNHFVLEFKLSEKGGGGQFGTGSRKNKPLHFIVPTFERDGEEGWLYTEPLDAPLSEIPSGPMREKDTGVNWLPREEDPEKASSHGQLARMYGLTSGMSAYAWTKINGMNCGKETVLISGEAYSPIEFLMDSKVVFRQEQAGLFRFELPLSAAVQDLTANCVCGDWDWGFRMDPSTQALLTPALDVKGHRDKWLFLGPFQAEQEIDLASCQKMKRTTRSGTGEDVYWRTELPYGEVRPFLENEWFGRWNYPLGVTLYGLLQLGKVGQRSDIRDYVLNHIEFASSRFSYSLWDRERYGAAGLNNQLSQIDSLDDCGSFGATMLLADRERKLDGVSETAAHIADYILHQQSRLEDGTLYRKIGVSRSMDNTMWCDDLYMSIPFLCRYAEWSGDDKLLDEAARQVLLYKKYLYIPELQIMSHVFDVERGEPTRTPWGRGNGWVLFSLSELLTVLPQEHPSYIVLIQFYRELCEGYLALQGRNGLWHQVLTDPESYEETSCTSMFIYAYARGVRKGWLLDPKPYAQAAYQGWKGLSERSIDKRGNVYGVCRGSSYSFTNHYYKHELGWNLNDTHGIGIVLLAGLETISMQEWQTNKPVFAAERVGTPEKLEKSSF
- a CDS encoding AraC family transcriptional regulator: MKWLKFNVTNTQTRLLLILTVVVFMIIIAVGMTTYYSSKSVLQQELSEPQHQMLRISMNDIDEVIRESDQIAVKIALNSNVYRFLTNEVQGSYRNITELVQFLETLISSTSFIKSAYIYDMNRESIVAFPQGYSSSKVNFPDSGWVGVADELEERPMLVKQREISTSSGASMPQITLYRKIMIAGDLKGVIAVNFKTEKMFEHMLLSSVSDLDSHRFILDTNNQPIYDLGNYAVGEDAVSHVLTQLDGEKLGEFKHEGKLLLASQTISPYTGWRYLSVISQDSLLANAQKIRNIVFIVSLLALVAGAATITFYNAAAFRPVRRMRQLLSGYDQERIHPEQIDLEKITGQLLTDHAQQAINLRQTLPEASSKFLTDIYNGHMTGNREISEKWCRYFKGWSDEPLSIAMLSIDNYKAWCERFTKSDHSLLKFAIGNIIAELLSGQWRVLSADLGRDRMLVMLQPLDSGGGMCVATAIRETIGMIPRLLKFQVSSGVSGGHDGFVHLQRAMHEAESALDYRLYRGNEQVISYEEISGLQPPENTSEEHEFMTQLTEIVEAGRGEEALKAFDKIIGRMAHEQWHPSSALAFLEAVAATLERIRLKRETDGCRLEMVDMRTMHLEAVCEVLRSQIESLADWFGSLMLSKDFILCQQMITFMNNHLEDPVSIQEIAEHAGIGSSLASQLFKQEMGDTIHGYFTKLRMERACELLLDTDYRISEIATMVGYQHENSFIRVYRKYKEITPGKYREIMRSRRGVLGES